The genomic DNA AGTGGTAGAACGGATAAAGATGTTCATGCTACAGGACAAGTTTTTAATTGTATTATTCCTTCTTTTTGGTTTGATTTAAAAAAGCTAAAAAAAGTACTTAATCATCAGCTTCCTTCTTCTATTTCTATAAAATCTATTCATCAAATAAGTGAAGAGTTTCACTCAAGATTTCATGCTAAAAAAAGAGTTTATAGATATTTAGTAACAACAAAAAAGCCTACAGTTTTTAGTGCGGATTATATCTCTTACCATAAAAATATAGATGAAGAAAAAATAAAAGAGGCTATCAAACTTTTTGAAGGAGTTCATGACTTTGAGTATTTCCATAAAAAGGGAAGTGATAAAGATAATACAGTAAGAGAAGTCTTTTCTACAAAGTTTTATAAGTATAAAGATATTTATGTTTTTAATTTTTGTGCAAACTCTTATTTAAGGTCTCAAATTAGACTTATGGTTGGCATACTTCTTAAAATATCTGATGGGAAACTCACCCTTGAAGATTTAAAAAAACAACTTGAAAAAAAACAACACAAGTTTAAAACTCCTGCAAGCCCTTGTGGTCTTTATCTTGCAAAGGTATACTACTAATGCTTACTAAAAGGAAGTTCTATACTCTTAGTGATATAAAAAAACACCTTGTATATACTCCTTTAATCTTTGTATTTGTTACAGCTATTATCTCTATGGTAGTTATTGTTTCTGTTTTAGAAGTAAAACAAAAAAATGAAGAGAAACTACTAACTCAAAAAGAACAATTTGAAAAAAGAAATATTTTAAATCAGTATATAAATGACATAAAATTTAAAGCAAACTCCTCTTTTGATGGAGAAGAAGTTGCTCTAAATGATGCGGTTACTTCTTTAAGTGGGTTTCTAAAGTATTCAAAAAATCAAGCTGGATTAAATGATATTAAAAGTTTTATTCAAGACCTTGAAAAAAACAGTAACTTTGAGTTTGTAATTTTTGATAAAAAGAAATTAAATATTATCTATGGAGAAGATGTAATTAACTATCTGCAAGTTATTACTGATTCTAAGATTGAGATAAAAAGATTTCAAAAACATATGTTAGAAAATATTATTTATATTGGAGATGATAATTTAATCTATTGGATTGATAAAACAAACCATAAAATTAGACTTAGTTATTTTAAAGATATAGAAAATAAAAACTGGTATCTTGGGGCTTTTTCTAAAATAGATGATATGGAAGACTCTATTAGAAAAGTTATTATTAACTCAATAGTTCAAAAAAGTAAATACTATTCTGATAGCTACTTTTGGTTTTATGATTATAATCAAGGCTATGTATATAACTACTATAATAAGGGACAAAAATTAAATGCTAAGTATATTTTAGAGCAAGATAGATTTGATAGTTCAAGTCAGATTTTAAGAAAATATATAACTGACAATGAAGTAAACAAAAGTCATAAAACATATAATTTCACAAAATACAATTTTTTAGTTTCTATTAAAAGTTATACTCTTCCAAGTAAATTATCAAACTTAGATTATAAATACAATTCTAAACTATCTGTCTCAATTGCCATTGTTATTTTAATATCACTTTTTTTAATTTTAGCATCAACTGTATTTACAAAGTTTATTAACTCTATTTTCCACAGATACAATAAAAGATTAGAGACTAGAAATAAGATGTATAAAAAATGGAAAGATAGATATGAGCTTGCTATTATTGCATCAAATGATGGTCTTTGGGATATTGATTTAGAGACTGATAATATCTTTTTCTCTAAAAAATGGCTTGAGATGTTTGGCTATAAAAAAGGTGAAATAAAAAGTTTACAAGAGTGGCTAAATATAATTCATCAAGAAGATAGACCAATTGTTGAAAATAGATTAAAAACTCATTTAGAGGGTAAAACGGAGCATTTTATTAGTGAATATAGAATCAAAAACAAGTGGAATGAATATAAATGGGTACTAGTTAGAGGTAAAGCCTTTAGAGATAAAGAAAAAAATCCAAAACGTATGCTTATGATGTCAATGGATATTGAAAGAAGAAAAAGACTTTCAAAAGAGCTTCAATATGTAGATTTATTAGTTGAGTATGGAAGAATTGTAATCTTTAAATGGAAAAATGATGATTTCTTAACTCCTGAATATGTATCTAAATCAATTAGTTCCTTTGGATATTCAACAAAAGGTTTTGAAAATAAAAAAGATAGTTTCTTAAACTTTGTTCA from Arcobacter sp. F155 includes the following:
- a CDS encoding PAS domain-containing sensor histidine kinase gives rise to the protein MLTKRKFYTLSDIKKHLVYTPLIFVFVTAIISMVVIVSVLEVKQKNEEKLLTQKEQFEKRNILNQYINDIKFKANSSFDGEEVALNDAVTSLSGFLKYSKNQAGLNDIKSFIQDLEKNSNFEFVIFDKKKLNIIYGEDVINYLQVITDSKIEIKRFQKHMLENIIYIGDDNLIYWIDKTNHKIRLSYFKDIENKNWYLGAFSKIDDMEDSIRKVIINSIVQKSKYYSDSYFWFYDYNQGYVYNYYNKGQKLNAKYILEQDRFDSSSQILRKYITDNEVNKSHKTYNFTKYNFLVSIKSYTLPSKLSNLDYKYNSKLSVSIAIVILISLFLILASTVFTKFINSIFHRYNKRLETRNKMYKKWKDRYELAIIASNDGLWDIDLETDNIFFSKKWLEMFGYKKGEIKSLQEWLNIIHQEDRPIVENRLKTHLEGKTEHFISEYRIKNKWNEYKWVLVRGKAFRDKEKNPKRMLMMSMDIERRKRLSKELQYVDLLVEYGRIVIFKWKNDDFLTPEYVSKSISSFGYSTKGFENKKDSFLNFVHKDDAKELKVELKEAIKKDSKSFTKVFRVIEKDGTIRWVFNRTIFLKDDFGNVTHLYGYITDITQMKLTEEELKSKVEEELAKNIEKDRLLVHQSKLAAMGEMLGNIAHQWRQPLNNINLLTHFIRDNFENLKKEDIEDITSDTKLQIDYMSQTIDDFRNFYQPTKDKASFNLKESINSCVKIVETQLEKTDMKVEVLGESIDIISYKNEFQQVILNILNNANDAAEIKNSEEKFLAKTKIEIIKEKNNVRILLENNCGEVQEEIMERMFEPYFTTKFEDQGTGIGLYMAKTIIEKNMNGSISAKNIEGGVVFTIILPL
- the truA gene encoding tRNA pseudouridine(38-40) synthase TruA translates to MNAKFVISYDGTKFQGSQTQPNGLSVEDALLKAFKQINIETKIVLSGRTDKDVHATGQVFNCIIPSFWFDLKKLKKVLNHQLPSSISIKSIHQISEEFHSRFHAKKRVYRYLVTTKKPTVFSADYISYHKNIDEEKIKEAIKLFEGVHDFEYFHKKGSDKDNTVREVFSTKFYKYKDIYVFNFCANSYLRSQIRLMVGILLKISDGKLTLEDLKKQLEKKQHKFKTPASPCGLYLAKVYY